Proteins encoded by one window of Cellvibrio sp. KY-GH-1:
- the ilvD gene encoding dihydroxy-acid dehydratase: protein MPVYRSKTTTSGRNMAGARALWRATGMKDDDFQKPIIAVANSFTQFVPGHVHLKDLGQLVAREIEKAGGVAKEFNTIAVDDGIAMGHDGMLYSLPSRDIIADSVEYMVNAHCADAIVCISNCDKITPGMLMAAMRLNIPVIFVSGGPMEAGKTRLAEHKLDLVDAMVIAVDDNASDEKVNEYERSACPTCGSCSGMFTANSMNCLTEALGLSLPGNGSLLATHADREQLFLEAGRRIVEITKRFYEEDDYSVLPRSIATFEAYENAMALDIAMGGSTNTILHLLAAAQEGEVPFTMFDVDRMSRKVPQLCKVAPNTQKYHMEDVHRAGGVMGILAELNRGGLLHNQLPTVHSKTFQEALDKWDIISTSSEAVATFYKAGPAGIPTQVAFSQATRWPTLDGDRAEGCIRSVKNAYSKEGGLAVLKGNIALDGCVVKTSGVDESCWVFEGKAYVVESQDKAVADILDGKVKEGDVVVIRYEGPKGGPGMQEMLYPTSYLKSKGLGKACALLTDGRFSGGTSGLSIGHVSPEAAAGGAIGLVQNGDIIRIDIPNRSINVVLTDAELDARRAAENAKGPLAWKPSEVRPRKVSASLKAYAMLATSADKGAVRDLSKLD from the coding sequence ATGCCTGTTTATCGCTCCAAAACCACAACATCGGGTCGCAATATGGCCGGTGCCCGCGCCTTGTGGCGTGCAACGGGCATGAAAGATGACGATTTCCAAAAGCCCATTATCGCCGTTGCCAACTCTTTTACCCAATTTGTTCCCGGTCACGTTCACCTGAAAGATTTGGGCCAATTGGTTGCGCGCGAAATTGAAAAGGCCGGCGGTGTCGCCAAAGAATTCAATACCATTGCCGTGGATGACGGTATCGCCATGGGTCACGACGGCATGCTCTACAGTTTGCCATCGCGCGACATTATTGCCGACTCGGTCGAGTACATGGTTAATGCCCACTGCGCCGATGCCATCGTGTGTATTTCCAACTGCGACAAAATCACCCCCGGTATGCTGATGGCCGCAATGCGCCTTAACATTCCAGTGATCTTTGTATCTGGTGGGCCGATGGAAGCCGGTAAAACCAGACTCGCCGAGCACAAGCTCGATCTTGTTGATGCGATGGTAATTGCAGTAGACGACAACGCCAGCGACGAGAAGGTCAATGAATATGAGCGCTCTGCCTGCCCAACCTGCGGCTCTTGCTCAGGCATGTTTACCGCCAACTCAATGAACTGTTTGACCGAGGCACTGGGCTTATCCCTGCCTGGCAACGGTTCCTTGCTGGCAACCCACGCTGACCGTGAGCAGTTGTTCCTTGAAGCCGGTCGCCGCATCGTGGAAATCACCAAGCGTTTCTACGAAGAAGATGATTACAGCGTATTGCCACGCTCCATCGCGACTTTTGAAGCCTATGAAAACGCCATGGCACTCGATATCGCCATGGGCGGTTCAACCAATACCATCCTGCATTTGCTAGCTGCTGCGCAGGAGGGCGAAGTGCCCTTCACCATGTTCGATGTAGACCGCATGAGCCGCAAAGTACCGCAGTTGTGCAAAGTTGCCCCCAATACCCAGAAATATCATATGGAAGACGTGCACCGCGCTGGTGGCGTAATGGGCATTCTCGCGGAGCTTAATCGCGGTGGATTGCTGCACAACCAATTGCCGACGGTACACAGCAAAACTTTCCAGGAAGCCCTGGATAAGTGGGACATCATCAGTACGTCGTCTGAAGCTGTAGCGACATTCTACAAAGCAGGCCCCGCCGGCATTCCAACGCAAGTTGCTTTTAGCCAAGCAACTCGGTGGCCGACACTTGACGGTGACCGCGCCGAAGGTTGTATTCGCTCCGTTAAAAATGCCTACAGCAAAGAAGGTGGCTTGGCCGTTCTCAAAGGCAACATAGCACTCGATGGCTGTGTTGTAAAAACCTCCGGTGTTGACGAAAGCTGCTGGGTTTTTGAAGGTAAAGCTTACGTTGTAGAAAGCCAGGATAAAGCGGTTGCCGATATCCTCGACGGCAAAGTCAAAGAAGGCGATGTTGTGGTGATTCGCTATGAAGGCCCGAAAGGTGGGCCGGGAATGCAGGAAATGCTCTACCCCACCAGTTACTTGAAATCCAAAGGCTTGGGTAAAGCCTGCGCGTTGCTGACTGACGGTCGTTTCTCTGGCGGAACCTCGGGCTTATCCATCGGCCACGTATCGCCCGAAGCAGCGGCTGGTGGTGCGATTGGTTTGGTACAGAACGGCGATATCATTCGCATCGACATCCCCAACCGCAGTATTAATGTCGTACTGACCGATGCTGAACTGGATGCCCGCCGTGCCGCCGAAAATGCCAAAGGCCCATTGGCCTGGAAACCGAGCGAAGTTCGTCCGCGTAAGGTTTCTGCATCATTGAAAGCCTATGCGATGTTGGCAACCAGCGCAGACAAGGGTGCTGTGCGCGATTTGAGCAAACTGGACTAA
- the argE gene encoding acetylornithine deacetylase, producing MSFDSKGYINHLQQLVAIPSVSCGLPEWDMSNQKVIDYLANVFGDLGFNTRVLPLGESGKANLIASLGTGDGGLVLAGHSDTVPYDANRWQSDPFQLNERDGKLYGLGATDMKGFFPVIMAAVKPYLDKPFKHPLIVLATADEESSMSGARALAQEGIAGFKPRYAVIGEPTGLVPIRAHKGIMMEAIRVRGKSGHSSNPALGNNALEAMNQVMSSLLQLRSELQLKYRDPGFAVQTPTLNLGCIHGGDGANRICGECELHFDLRLLPGMDNDDLRATIHQRLQPIAEISGTDIVFSSLFDGVDPFGEAENAELVKVCEELTGNRADTVAFATEAPFMQQLGMQTLILGPGSINQAHQPDEFIPLDQIEPAINIVRRLIEKYCL from the coding sequence ATGAGTTTTGATTCCAAAGGTTATATCAACCATCTCCAGCAATTGGTGGCCATACCCTCGGTTAGCTGCGGCCTGCCCGAATGGGACATGTCTAACCAAAAGGTTATCGACTATCTCGCCAACGTGTTCGGCGACTTGGGCTTTAATACGCGTGTGCTGCCACTGGGCGAATCCGGCAAAGCCAATCTGATTGCTAGCCTCGGTACCGGTGATGGTGGTTTGGTATTGGCGGGCCACAGCGATACCGTTCCCTACGACGCGAACCGCTGGCAATCCGATCCATTCCAACTCAACGAGCGCGATGGCAAGTTGTACGGTCTGGGCGCTACCGATATGAAGGGGTTTTTCCCCGTGATTATGGCGGCGGTAAAACCCTATCTGGATAAACCCTTCAAGCATCCATTGATCGTGTTAGCCACCGCCGATGAAGAGAGCAGCATGAGCGGTGCTCGCGCGCTCGCGCAGGAAGGTATTGCGGGATTCAAACCACGCTACGCCGTTATCGGTGAACCCACCGGGCTGGTTCCCATCCGCGCCCATAAAGGCATCATGATGGAAGCCATTCGTGTGCGCGGCAAGAGCGGCCATTCATCTAACCCGGCGCTGGGTAACAATGCGCTCGAAGCTATGAATCAGGTGATGAGTTCACTGCTGCAACTGCGCAGCGAATTGCAATTAAAATACCGCGACCCCGGTTTCGCCGTGCAAACCCCCACATTGAATTTAGGTTGTATTCACGGCGGTGACGGCGCCAACCGAATTTGCGGCGAGTGCGAATTGCATTTTGATTTACGGTTATTGCCTGGGATGGATAACGACGACTTGCGCGCAACTATCCACCAGCGCTTGCAACCTATTGCAGAAATCAGTGGAACCGATATTGTTTTTTCATCGCTATTTGATGGCGTTGACCCATTCGGCGAAGCCGAAAATGCCGAGCTGGTAAAAGTTTGCGAAGAGTTGACTGGCAATCGCGCCGATACGGTCGCATTCGCCACTGAAGCGCCGTTTATGCAACAGCTGGGAATGCAGACGCTAATCCTCGGCCCGGGTTCCATTAATCAGGCCCATCAACCCGATGAATTTATTCCACTCGACCAGATCGAACCAGCGATCAACATTGTGCGACGATTGATTGAAAAATATTGTTTGTAA
- a CDS encoding TIGR00153 family protein — protein sequence MPFANLSNLFGRSPIKPIQEHMALAVKGAAELVHFFEAITSDDWERARALQEMVVKYENEADEIKKQLRLHLPKSLFLPVPRTDLLELLTMQDRIANRAKDIVGIIMGRRMSIPTIMRPQMNEFVRASVAAAEQALVAINELDELLETGFSGRELAVVENMIKELDELEEKADKLEIGVRTSLFALEAQLPPVDVMFLYNTIDWVGDISNRAHDVGGRLQLLLAR from the coding sequence ATGCCGTTTGCCAACCTGTCGAATTTGTTTGGCCGCTCACCGATTAAGCCGATCCAGGAGCATATGGCACTGGCGGTAAAGGGCGCGGCCGAGCTGGTGCATTTCTTTGAAGCGATTACCAGCGATGACTGGGAGCGCGCGCGCGCGCTGCAGGAAATGGTGGTGAAGTATGAAAACGAAGCCGATGAAATAAAAAAGCAACTGCGCCTGCATCTGCCCAAAAGCCTATTCCTGCCGGTGCCGCGCACTGACCTGCTGGAACTACTCACCATGCAAGATCGCATCGCCAACCGCGCGAAGGACATTGTGGGCATCATCATGGGGCGGCGTATGAGCATCCCCACCATTATGCGCCCGCAGATGAATGAGTTTGTACGCGCGAGTGTCGCCGCTGCCGAGCAGGCGCTGGTGGCCATTAACGAACTCGACGAACTCTTGGAAACGGGTTTTAGCGGCCGCGAATTGGCCGTAGTAGAAAACATGATTAAAGAGTTGGATGAACTGGAAGAAAAGGCCGACAAGCTTGAAATCGGCGTGCGTACCTCGCTCTTCGCGCTGGAAGCGCAATTACCACCGGTGGATGTAATGTTCCTCTACAACACCATTGATTGGGTCGGTGACATTTCCAACCGCGCCCACGATGTCGGCGGTCGTTTGCAACTGCTACTGGCCCGCTAG
- a CDS encoding ATP-binding protein — protein MPGDELDRLNNRLERERTARCAAEELLESKSRELFALNNELRKLVDEREAQVLERTRELEIARDQALANSRAKSQFLANMSHEMRTPLNGVLGMLRAASQVSDVDRQQHLLNTALHSGQLLLALINDLLDVARFESGEVQLAPVATDLALALVGVMPSFALEAERRGLEFVCDIAPDFPALVESDDLRVKQLVCNLVGNAVKFTHQGFVAVSLAYREDSLVEILVRDTGIGIAAEYLDSIFTPFVQADLSITRNYGGSGLGLSICKKIVDAMGGSISLTSEVGRGSSFCVRFPAELLAPTELRNCLSNRPDIRVALVVQGAQLSEHLRASLPLLGLVESQVVSDWHHLNWDVLQQVAAPWLILDGRLASRINSAELMECKRRCRDLKLIALEMSGANASFSFRVDGYLFQPLILHSLVGCISGRGIDEASRATERPLFNGQHLLVVDDNNTNYQVIASLLEESGLRLSWAENGELALAVFDSDPPDFVLMDVQMPIMDGLTATRRIRALQDARGRVPVVAMTAHAFEEDREKSVAAGMQDHLTKPVEPDQLFDVLRRYLSVVTSSSAEAITMGLSESVAVSAPVADSGQFATEVPEGHAYPGLDIAGALARSGGNWPLLRKLIRGAITSQEGSEDEMATLLAEGNLESLRQRAHKIKGTGATLGATRLAAAAAAIEQSIKEHLEPSLAMFQEYYFALRELRASVELFSRSEAREEPAQSTSLEFTAIRQIGDLLDVIEKNLTVNLGLVKQSLAQLTQLVTSTFLEPIVQQLNSAFDQFRRADMRILIEQCRAQCVNLLSEEESRNDQ, from the coding sequence GTGCCGGGCGATGAACTTGATCGGTTGAATAATCGGCTTGAGCGCGAGCGGACTGCCCGATGTGCCGCTGAAGAACTTCTGGAAAGCAAAAGTCGCGAGTTGTTTGCGCTCAATAATGAATTGCGCAAGTTGGTAGATGAGCGCGAAGCGCAGGTTCTTGAGCGAACTCGCGAGTTGGAAATTGCGCGGGACCAGGCCTTGGCAAATTCAAGGGCTAAGAGTCAATTTCTGGCGAACATGAGCCACGAAATGCGCACCCCTCTGAACGGAGTGCTGGGGATGCTGCGTGCGGCGAGCCAGGTCTCCGATGTAGATCGTCAACAACACTTACTGAATACCGCCCTCCATTCCGGTCAACTTCTGCTTGCTTTGATCAATGATTTGCTCGACGTCGCGCGTTTTGAATCCGGTGAAGTACAACTTGCCCCGGTTGCCACTGACCTCGCCCTGGCGCTCGTCGGCGTGATGCCATCATTTGCGCTGGAGGCCGAGCGGCGCGGCTTGGAGTTCGTGTGTGATATCGCTCCGGATTTCCCTGCGTTGGTCGAGTCGGATGACCTCCGGGTCAAGCAATTGGTATGTAACCTGGTTGGCAACGCCGTAAAGTTTACGCACCAGGGCTTTGTTGCGGTAAGCCTTGCGTACCGCGAGGATTCTCTCGTCGAAATTCTGGTTCGCGATACCGGTATAGGTATTGCGGCGGAGTATTTGGATTCCATTTTCACCCCTTTCGTGCAGGCGGATTTATCAATTACCCGTAATTATGGTGGCTCTGGATTGGGGTTGTCGATTTGCAAAAAAATTGTCGATGCCATGGGTGGAAGCATCTCGTTAACGAGCGAGGTGGGACGAGGCTCCAGTTTTTGCGTGCGATTTCCCGCGGAATTATTGGCGCCGACTGAATTGCGAAACTGCCTGAGCAATCGCCCGGACATTCGTGTGGCATTGGTTGTACAAGGAGCGCAGTTGTCGGAGCATTTGCGTGCGAGCCTCCCGTTACTTGGCTTAGTGGAAAGTCAGGTCGTCAGCGATTGGCATCATCTGAATTGGGATGTCTTGCAGCAAGTCGCGGCACCCTGGCTAATTCTGGATGGTCGTCTGGCGTCCCGTATCAATTCAGCCGAGTTGATGGAATGCAAGCGCCGCTGCCGTGATTTAAAACTGATCGCACTTGAAATGTCCGGTGCAAACGCCAGCTTTTCGTTTCGTGTTGATGGCTATTTATTTCAGCCTTTGATTTTACACTCGTTAGTCGGCTGTATTTCCGGTCGAGGTATTGACGAGGCATCTCGCGCTACTGAACGGCCCTTGTTCAATGGGCAACATTTGCTGGTGGTTGATGACAACAATACAAATTATCAGGTCATAGCCAGTTTGCTTGAGGAAAGTGGTTTGCGACTTTCCTGGGCGGAAAACGGCGAGCTGGCACTGGCAGTTTTTGATTCCGACCCACCCGACTTTGTGTTGATGGATGTACAAATGCCAATCATGGATGGCCTTACCGCAACTCGTCGGATTCGCGCATTGCAAGACGCGCGCGGGCGCGTTCCGGTGGTGGCGATGACTGCGCACGCCTTTGAGGAGGATCGCGAAAAAAGTGTAGCAGCCGGCATGCAAGACCATCTTACCAAGCCCGTGGAACCCGACCAGTTATTTGATGTTTTGCGCCGTTACTTGTCTGTCGTTACTTCCAGCTCGGCGGAAGCTATTACCATGGGGCTGTCAGAATCCGTCGCGGTGTCTGCGCCGGTCGCCGATTCCGGGCAATTTGCCACCGAGGTACCTGAAGGGCATGCGTACCCAGGGCTGGATATAGCTGGCGCTCTGGCGCGCTCTGGCGGCAACTGGCCGTTGCTGCGCAAACTAATTCGGGGGGCCATCACCTCTCAGGAAGGTTCCGAGGATGAGATGGCCACCCTGTTGGCTGAAGGGAATTTGGAAAGTCTTCGGCAGCGAGCGCATAAAATAAAAGGGACGGGCGCCACCCTGGGCGCAACACGTTTGGCGGCGGCAGCGGCGGCTATCGAGCAGTCGATCAAAGAGCACCTGGAACCTTCATTGGCAATGTTCCAGGAATATTATTTTGCGTTGCGAGAACTGCGAGCGTCAGTGGAATTATTTTCACGGAGTGAAGCGCGCGAAGAACCCGCACAAAGTACATCACTTGAATTTACTGCAATACGCCAAATAGGTGACTTGCTGGATGTTATTGAAAAAAATTTGACGGTTAACTTGGGACTGGTAAAGCAGTCGCTCGCCCAACTTACCCAATTGGTAACGAGCACTTTTCTAGAGCCGATAGTCCAGCAACTTAACTCGGCATTTGATCAATTTCGTCGCGCGGATATGCGGATTCTTATCGAACAATGTCGCGCACAGTGTGTGAATCTACTATCGGAAGAGGAGTCTCGGAATGACCAGTAA
- a CDS encoding GspE/PulE family protein — protein MAQVLDRVLDLRGLISDLVADGRMKQMDANVLLGASRTREQAIMHPLAYIATQNLDDVQRPGKTLDGETLTEWLATKARLPLFHIDPMKIDVAKCTEVISYAFAKRHGILCVQVNQDHVLVACTQPFMAGWEPQVEHVARRTVKRVVANPADIERFMVEFYTLARSVSGASGATSSSAITNFEQLVELGKASDPDANDQHIVKIVDWLLQYAYDQRASDIHIEPRRDVGRIRFRIDGVLHYVYELPANVATAVTSRFKVLARMDIAEKRKPQDGRIKTRRSDGSEIELRMSTLPTAFGEKLVMRIFDPEVLQRSFSDLGLVGDDYARWNTMLNRPNGILLVTGPTGSGKTTTLYSSLRQVATDEVNVSTIEDPIEMVEERFNQTQVHHKIGLDFAAGIRSLMRQDPDIIMVGEIRDLETAQMAVQAALTGHLVLSTVHTNDAPSTVARLLDLGIPSYLINATLLGVMAQRLVRTLCPHCKEEGQISQADWQELVAPWKVQVPAKVYRPVGCLECRNTGYMGRQGLYEILVMSESLKERVTPDCNLQDMRRQAMKEGMRTLRLSGAQKIAAGLTTMEEVLRVAPPPEKAG, from the coding sequence ATGGCGCAGGTGCTGGATAGGGTTCTCGATTTACGCGGATTAATTAGCGATCTGGTGGCGGATGGTCGCATGAAGCAAATGGATGCCAATGTGCTGCTGGGTGCATCGCGCACGCGCGAGCAAGCCATCATGCATCCGCTCGCCTATATCGCCACCCAGAATTTGGATGATGTCCAGCGCCCCGGTAAAACCCTGGATGGTGAAACCCTTACCGAGTGGCTCGCCACCAAGGCGCGTCTGCCGCTGTTCCATATAGATCCGATGAAAATCGACGTGGCCAAATGTACCGAGGTAATCAGCTACGCCTTCGCCAAACGCCATGGAATTTTATGTGTACAAGTCAACCAGGATCATGTGCTGGTGGCTTGTACCCAACCATTTATGGCGGGATGGGAGCCACAAGTGGAGCACGTGGCGCGCCGTACGGTTAAGCGTGTTGTTGCCAACCCGGCCGATATCGAACGCTTTATGGTGGAGTTCTACACACTGGCGCGCTCGGTGTCCGGTGCCAGTGGGGCGACTTCCTCGTCGGCGATTACCAACTTCGAGCAGCTGGTCGAACTGGGTAAGGCGAGTGATCCTGACGCTAATGATCAGCATATCGTCAAGATTGTGGACTGGTTGCTGCAGTACGCTTATGACCAGCGTGCGAGCGATATCCACATAGAACCGCGCCGTGATGTGGGGCGCATTCGCTTTCGTATCGATGGCGTACTCCATTACGTGTATGAATTGCCGGCCAATGTTGCTACCGCCGTCACCAGCCGCTTCAAAGTGTTGGCGCGAATGGACATCGCCGAGAAGCGCAAGCCGCAAGATGGGCGTATCAAAACCCGGCGCAGCGACGGCAGTGAAATCGAATTGCGTATGTCTACCTTACCCACCGCGTTCGGCGAAAAACTGGTGATGCGGATATTCGATCCGGAAGTATTGCAGCGCAGCTTCAGCGATTTGGGTTTGGTCGGCGATGACTACGCGCGCTGGAATACCATGCTTAATCGTCCCAACGGGATTTTGCTGGTAACCGGCCCCACCGGTTCCGGTAAAACCACCACGCTTTACTCGTCACTACGACAAGTCGCCACCGATGAAGTCAATGTCAGCACCATAGAAGATCCGATCGAGATGGTGGAAGAGCGCTTTAACCAAACCCAGGTGCATCACAAAATCGGGCTGGACTTTGCTGCCGGTATCCGCAGCCTGATGCGGCAAGATCCGGACATTATTATGGTGGGCGAAATTCGCGATCTGGAAACGGCGCAGATGGCCGTTCAGGCCGCGTTGACCGGGCACTTGGTGTTGTCGACGGTTCACACCAATGACGCTCCTTCCACCGTTGCACGTTTATTGGATTTGGGAATTCCCTCGTATTTAATCAATGCAACCTTGCTCGGGGTTATGGCGCAGCGGCTGGTACGCACTTTGTGCCCGCATTGCAAAGAAGAGGGGCAAATTAGCCAGGCAGATTGGCAGGAGTTGGTCGCGCCCTGGAAGGTGCAGGTGCCGGCTAAAGTCTATCGCCCGGTGGGATGTTTGGAGTGTCGTAATACAGGTTATATGGGCCGGCAGGGTTTATATGAAATTCTGGTGATGTCGGAATCGCTAAAAGAGCGAGTCACGCCCGATTGTAATTTGCAGGATATGCGCCGTCAGGCAATGAAAGAAGGCATGCGAACCTTACGTTTATCCGGGGCGCAAAAAATTGCGGCGGGATTAACGACGATGGAAGAGGTATTGCGCGTTGCGCCGCCGCCGGAAAAAGCGGGTTAA
- a CDS encoding inorganic phosphate transporter has translation MTLLAEHSQTLLILACVFGLFMAWGIGANDVSNAMGTSVGARALTMKQAILVAMVFEFAGAYLAGGEVTETIRSGIVELDVMTSHPDLFIYGMLSSLLAAGTWLMIASILGWPVSTTHSIVGAIIGFAAVGISADAVQWSQVWGIVGSWVITPVIAGVISFWIFRSVQRLILSTDDPFTNAKHYIPFYMFAVGFFLSMVTILKGLKYVLQAHDVQFSFIEAMFVATLIGILVAGIGVYMLSRITPDPAADKANRFASVEKVFGVLMIFTACSMAFAHGSNDVANAVGPMAAVISVLDVGAIEAKAQVPSWVLLLGALGIVAGLATYGYKVMITIGKKITELTPSRGFAAEMSAAATVVIASGLGLPISTTHTLVGAVLGVGLARGIGALNIGVIGGIFASWLITLPAGAGLSILFFYFFKGLFG, from the coding sequence ATGACCCTTTTAGCAGAACACAGTCAGACACTGTTGATCCTCGCCTGTGTCTTCGGTTTATTTATGGCCTGGGGCATTGGCGCCAACGATGTCTCCAATGCCATGGGCACCTCAGTGGGCGCTCGCGCACTCACCATGAAGCAAGCAATTTTGGTGGCGATGGTTTTCGAGTTTGCCGGCGCCTATCTGGCCGGCGGCGAGGTGACCGAAACCATCCGCAGCGGAATCGTCGAACTGGACGTAATGACCAGTCACCCGGATTTGTTTATCTACGGCATGCTCTCTTCACTGCTGGCAGCCGGCACCTGGTTAATGATCGCGAGTATCCTTGGCTGGCCGGTGTCCACCACTCACTCGATTGTGGGTGCAATTATCGGTTTCGCCGCCGTGGGGATCTCCGCCGATGCGGTGCAATGGAGCCAGGTCTGGGGAATTGTTGGCAGTTGGGTCATTACACCCGTGATCGCCGGCGTCATCTCATTCTGGATTTTCCGCTCAGTGCAGCGACTCATCCTTAGCACCGACGATCCCTTTACTAATGCCAAGCACTACATTCCTTTCTACATGTTTGCCGTGGGATTTTTCCTTTCAATGGTGACAATTTTGAAGGGACTTAAATATGTACTTCAGGCTCATGATGTGCAATTCAGTTTTATCGAAGCCATGTTTGTTGCCACCTTGATTGGGATACTGGTAGCCGGAATTGGAGTATATATGCTCAGCCGCATTACCCCGGATCCGGCGGCCGACAAAGCCAACCGCTTTGCCAGTGTGGAAAAAGTATTCGGGGTGTTAATGATATTTACCGCCTGCTCCATGGCCTTTGCTCACGGCTCCAATGATGTCGCCAACGCAGTAGGTCCAATGGCCGCCGTAATCAGCGTACTGGATGTGGGCGCCATCGAAGCCAAGGCACAAGTACCCTCGTGGGTTTTATTACTAGGCGCGCTGGGCATAGTAGCGGGCCTTGCCACCTACGGCTACAAAGTGATGATCACCATCGGCAAAAAAATTACCGAGCTAACCCCCAGCCGCGGATTTGCCGCCGAGATGTCTGCCGCTGCAACGGTAGTAATTGCTTCAGGTCTAGGCTTACCAATTTCCACCACCCACACCCTGGTAGGTGCAGTATTGGGCGTGGGCTTGGCACGCGGTATAGGTGCGCTAAATATCGGGGTTATTGGCGGTATTTTTGCGTCTTGGTTAATTACCCTGCCCGCCGGTGCCGGTTTGTCGATTTTGTTTTTCTACTTTTTCAAAGGCCTGTTTGGCTGA
- the argA gene encoding amino-acid N-acetyltransferase, protein MPANTQDYVKWFRHSTPYINRHSDKTFVLMLPGEAITHTNFHNIVHDIALLCSLDVRLVLVHGARPQIDARLQEADTYSNFHKNLRITDSESLHLVIQAIGEARTIVEAALSTSLPNSPMHDADMQVISGNFVVAMPHGVIDGIDLQHTGKVRKVHTKSLNAALDSGAVVLLSPLAYSPTGEIFNLSFSDVATHVATAIKADKFLAFVEGNGITDEEGTLIRQLSLLECKNYLNDNGEEISFDLQQAISASYLSCLQGVPRAQLVSYSTDGALLTELFTRDGLGTMIYSGHYEQLRPATIDDVGGILDLIRPLEEQGILVRRSRELLETEINKFHVMEKDGAIIACAALYPYGKMAELSCVATHPEYRNGGRAAQLLQQIEKQALKQKIKQLFLLTTQTAHWFIEQGFVQGKLDDLPVQRQLLYNYQRNSKIFIKSLV, encoded by the coding sequence GTGCCAGCCAACACCCAAGACTACGTTAAATGGTTCCGCCACTCGACGCCTTATATCAACAGACACAGCGACAAAACCTTTGTGTTGATGCTGCCGGGCGAAGCCATCACACACACTAACTTCCACAATATCGTGCACGACATTGCATTGCTGTGCAGTTTGGATGTGCGCCTGGTTCTCGTGCACGGCGCACGTCCACAAATTGATGCGCGCCTTCAGGAAGCAGATACCTACAGCAACTTCCATAAAAATTTGCGCATTACAGATTCGGAAAGTTTACATCTGGTTATTCAAGCCATTGGTGAAGCGCGCACTATTGTGGAAGCGGCGCTGTCCACAAGTTTGCCCAACTCCCCGATGCACGATGCGGACATGCAAGTCATTAGCGGCAACTTCGTCGTCGCCATGCCGCACGGTGTAATCGACGGTATAGACCTGCAACACACCGGCAAAGTGCGCAAAGTGCACACAAAATCGTTAAATGCTGCGCTGGATTCCGGTGCGGTAGTGTTGCTCTCACCTCTCGCTTATTCACCAACAGGTGAAATTTTCAATTTGTCATTTAGCGATGTGGCGACTCATGTTGCTACCGCGATAAAAGCGGATAAATTTCTCGCCTTTGTTGAAGGCAATGGCATTACCGATGAAGAGGGCACTTTAATTCGTCAATTATCGTTGCTCGAATGCAAAAACTATTTGAATGACAATGGCGAAGAAATCAGTTTCGATTTACAACAGGCCATTAGCGCCAGTTATTTAAGCTGCCTGCAAGGCGTACCACGTGCACAATTGGTGAGCTACAGCACTGACGGTGCCCTGCTCACCGAATTATTTACGCGCGACGGATTGGGCACCATGATTTACTCGGGCCACTACGAGCAATTGCGCCCGGCCACCATTGATGATGTCGGCGGCATTCTCGACTTGATTCGCCCACTGGAGGAACAAGGCATTCTCGTGCGGCGCTCGCGTGAATTATTGGAAACTGAAATTAATAAATTTCACGTAATGGAAAAAGATGGCGCTATTATCGCCTGCGCTGCCCTTTATCCCTACGGGAAAATGGCAGAACTATCCTGTGTTGCAACCCACCCTGAATATCGCAACGGCGGGCGCGCCGCGCAATTATTGCAGCAAATTGAAAAACAGGCGCTCAAGCAAAAAATCAAACAATTATTTTTACTGACGACGCAGACGGCGCATTGGTTTATCGAGCAGGGTTTTGTGCAGGGCAAGCTGGATGATTTACCCGTACAGAGACAGCTGCTCTACAACTATCAGCGCAACTCCAAAATATTTATTAAATCACTCGTGTAG
- a CDS encoding GNAT family N-acetyltransferase — MEIIDLRLAPQHIPTIARWHFDEWGYLNPGKTLEYRIERMQRYIADKPIPSMLIAVDGDVVLGTAALVEADMDSHPELTPWLASVYIREDQRGVGLGKKLVQALMDFAGQQQLERLYLFTPDQAGFYAKLGWKVLTQENYRTTPVTIMQLDY; from the coding sequence ATGGAAATTATTGATCTGCGTCTTGCCCCACAACATATCCCCACCATCGCGCGCTGGCATTTTGATGAGTGGGGTTATTTGAATCCAGGCAAGACTCTGGAATATCGCATTGAACGCATGCAACGGTATATCGCTGACAAGCCAATTCCTTCAATGTTGATTGCCGTTGATGGCGATGTAGTATTGGGAACAGCTGCGTTGGTGGAAGCCGATATGGATAGCCATCCGGAGTTAACTCCCTGGCTTGCCAGTGTGTACATTCGGGAAGATCAACGCGGGGTTGGACTCGGAAAAAAGCTGGTTCAAGCGCTAATGGATTTTGCCGGCCAACAACAGCTCGAACGACTTTATCTGTTTACACCGGATCAAGCCGGTTTCTATGCGAAGTTGGGCTGGAAGGTACTCACTCAAGAAAATTATCGCACTACGCCCGTCACCATTATGCAATTGGATTACTAG